Below is a genomic region from Gracilimonas sp..
TCAATATCTTGATAAGCACTCTGACACCATGCAGATTAGCTTTATGAATCCCAATCAATGGATTGATGGAAGTCTTTCTTCTCAAAAACAGATTATGCTTAAAGGGGCACTTCTGATTCCCGAAGTGACTGGATCGGCCGGAAAAGACTGGCTCAAAAGATGGAAAAAAGCTGAAAAAGATTTTAAAGCTTTTCGTGAAGAGCATCTTCACCCCTCCGCCCCTATTACCGATGGCTATGTATTTTCCAAGATCATGGAAACCATCCCTAAAAAAGCATTTACCATGCTTTCGAATTCTTTTCCGGTTCGGGATATGTCGCTTTTTGGGGAATTTGATGGAAAGGAAATCTTTGTGAATCGTGGAGCGGCCGGTATCGATGGAATTACATCAACGGCTTTGGGATTAAGTATTGCTGCTGAGAAACCGGGAGTACTTTTTGTGGGTGATATTGCCTTCCTCCATGACACTAATGCCTTACTGATGGCCAGGGAAGTTTCACAACCACTCGTCATCGTTATTCTGAATAACGGAGGCGGAACCATATTCCGAATGCTTCCGGTTCATCAAATCAAGGACAAATACACTACCTACTTTGAAACCCCACAAAAAGTAAAGATTGCCGCACTTTGCAGGGCACACAATATTGATCATACCCTCGTTTCGAGACCGGAGCAAATTATTGCTACCTTTGACAAACTCATTCAAAAAAATGGAGTTCATGTTATGGAATGTATGACCGGTGCTGATGAATCGATGGAACAACGCCACGCCCTTTGGAATTTTAAGGTGACTGAAAGCTCATGAATATCCGCGTAAGAGGAATCTCTTATCACTTTGATATTCACCAGGAAAATGAAACACTGCCTTCACTTGTACTTCTTCATGGTTTCATGGGCAGCGGAAGGCAATTTGATCATCTGATTCCTGAGCTCAAGAAATTCTGCAATCCCATCACCATTGATCTTTTGGGGCACGGACAAACCGAAGGAGCAGAACTGCACTATCGTTTTTCAACCAAAGAACAAGTCGCAGACGTAACCAAGCTGATCAGTGAACAGCTGCAAATTCCTCTTTTCCTATATGGATATAGCATGGGAGGACGATTAGCCCTTCAGCTTGCCTTGCACCGCCCCGATCTATACAAAGGTCTGATTCTTGAAAGCAGCACCTTTGGCATTGAAGGAGAAACAGAACGACAGGCCCGGCAAGCCCTGGATGCCCGCCGATCAGATGCCATCACCGGAAATTTTAAAGGCTTTTTGGAGGAGTGGACAGAAATGCCTCTTTTCAATTCCGGAAATCCAGCGCCTGAACTGGTTGCGAAAATGGCAGAAATTCAGCAAGACCAAGAACCTTTCTGGCTGGCCAACAGCTTGCAGGGTTTTGGCACCGGAACCATGCCGTGCGTTCGGGATTTTCTGGGTGAAATTCCTATTCCCGTACAACTACTGGTTGGGGAAAAGGATTCGAAATTTCTGCACATTAACCGGCAAATGGAAAAAGAGCTCCGTGAACCGGAATTAGCGGTTGTGAAAGACGTCGGCCACCGCGTACATTTGGATCAACCGGAACAACTGATGGCTCAACTTAAAAACTTTATTCAAAAAAGACCTTTATCATGAACTGGCAAACTGTCAAAGAATACGAAGACATCACCTATAAAAAATCGAACGGAGTGGCACGTATTGCTTTTAACCGTCCTGAAATCCGGAATGCGTTTCGCCCCAAGACCGTGTTTGAGTTGTATGAGGCTTTAAGTGATGCCAAAGAGGATAATGATATCGGAGTGGTTCTTTTAAGTGGAGAAGGTCCTTCTCCCAAAGATGGGAAGTGGGCATTCTGCTCCGGCGGTGACCAAAATGTGCGTTCCAAAACCGGTTATAAAGCGGATGATGGTATTGCCCGGCTGAATATCCTGGAAGTACAGCGACTCATCCGGTTCATGCCTAAAGTGGTAATTGCCGTGGTTCCCGGCTGGGCCGTGGGTGGCGGACACAGTCTACATGTAGTTTGTGACCTCACCTTAGCCAGTAAAGAGAACGCCATTTTCAAACAAACCGATGCGGATGTTGCCAGCTTTGACGGCGGATTCGGTTCTGCCCTGCTCGCCCGACAGGTAG
It encodes:
- the menH gene encoding 2-succinyl-6-hydroxy-2,4-cyclohexadiene-1-carboxylate synthase; the encoded protein is MNIRVRGISYHFDIHQENETLPSLVLLHGFMGSGRQFDHLIPELKKFCNPITIDLLGHGQTEGAELHYRFSTKEQVADVTKLISEQLQIPLFLYGYSMGGRLALQLALHRPDLYKGLILESSTFGIEGETERQARQALDARRSDAITGNFKGFLEEWTEMPLFNSGNPAPELVAKMAEIQQDQEPFWLANSLQGFGTGTMPCVRDFLGEIPIPVQLLVGEKDSKFLHINRQMEKELREPELAVVKDVGHRVHLDQPEQLMAQLKNFIQKRPLS
- a CDS encoding 1,4-dihydroxy-2-naphthoyl-CoA synthase; the protein is MNWQTVKEYEDITYKKSNGVARIAFNRPEIRNAFRPKTVFELYEALSDAKEDNDIGVVLLSGEGPSPKDGKWAFCSGGDQNVRSKTGYKADDGIARLNILEVQRLIRFMPKVVIAVVPGWAVGGGHSLHVVCDLTLASKENAIFKQTDADVASFDGGFGSALLARQVGQKRAREIFFLGANYSAQEAFEMGMVNQVVPHEELEETAYEWAQEILAKSPTAIKMIKFAFNAIDDGMVGQQVFAGEATRLAYMTDEAEEGRNAFLEKRKPNWDKFDRSPS